Below is a genomic region from Trichoderma asperellum chromosome 2, complete sequence.
GAACTGCCCAATCCATGTTAATGTCGTAACATTATTGGCATGCGGAGCATTAAATGGAGAGGCGGGGGAACTTACAGGATCAAGAATTTTGTGAGCTAAAGTCACATGCGGTGCAAGTGTGGTATTCCCTGCCACTTCTGGTAAGAATATCGACAGTTGCAAGGCTTCTAAGAATGCGAAGCAGATACGATAACGCCGACTTTTGCTCCGACTTGTTCTTCGAGATATATTGGCAGGCAACATTACTCTCTTGAAGATCTCATTACTGACTGGTAACCCTATAATCCTTACCCCGCAGTCCTAATAGTGTCTGTAACACATGCATGCACTCTAGGATCAGGGCAAGCCAGGGATGGTAGTGGCAAGAGATGGCGATAATTAGCTATCAATATGTAATCTTCAAAAAAAGGACGGCATACAGGTTCAAAGTGAGCTCgttacttattatataatcgTAAATTCCAAAATCTTTGCAATACATTCTCAGTATTTCCAACTGTTCTCAAGCCCCAAGATCATACCGAGTGCCACGCAGAGCCTTGGCCGGTCCGTTGCCAAGGTTTATCTCATCAAGATTCGTCAAACCATAGGCCCTTCCACTCCGCCATAAATAAAGTCGGAAGCCAAGGAGGGATAAGGCAATCACTGGCAATGTGATATACGAAGCAAAGAAGTTTGAAACTGAAAACTTGTGGATGAAGGACTGGAAACCGTTAAAAAACAGAATAACAGTAAAAGAGACGATGCAAATCCATGCCATATACGGCTGGAACCACCCTCTGAGGTCAAGATTCTTTCTGTCGATGCCCTGGACTTTCAGGGCACTGTAGAATCGCACGAAGCAGGTGCAGATACTGATCCATGCAATTAAGCTACTGAGAGCTAAGATTCAAATATTGTTAGCAAGCCTAGAAATAGAGCGGAACGATTAAGAGCTTACCTGAAAGATTCGACAACCAAATGAAAGCTTGATCAGAACCATTGGATACTGAGAGGAAGCCTAATAATCCAAAGCAAAAGGCTACTAAGACACCCCAGAATGGTGTGCCCAAGCGGCTTACCCTTAGGAAGCATCTAGGCAAATAGTCTAAGTTGTGGGCTATTAGCATATAAAGAATAGTGACTAGAAGTAGGAGGTAGTCTTACGTTGACGAGATAGTGCGAACAGCGTCCTCGCTACAGCAAAAATATTCTCGTTGCATGATGACAAAGCAGAGGTCATGACCTTAATTTGGTTTTAGCATATATCTATCTCCAGAGATGAGATTCATTGGTTTCTTACCACAGCGTTGATCACACTTGGGAGGACTTTAACGCCAGTCTGCTGGCAGATGACTACAAAGGGCGATGATGCTGCAGTCGAACCGCCCTTTGAGACTGCGTCGAGCAGGGCCGGAGAATGCTGGCTGACATTGAGAGAGATAATCAAGACAGTGAGGAGGTACAGTCCAACTGGAATGGTTCTATTAGATACGTTTTCTCGCGGTTCGTGTTCTTCCACTTACCAATTCGATAGAAGACCGTTCTGACAGCCCTTCTCATGGTCTTCCTGGGATTGTGCGCTTCACCAGCCAGCACGCTAATACCCTCAATGCCACCAAACGCAAAGGCTGCTTGAGTGAGAACTTTCCAAAATCCGAGGAATCCTGCAAACGAGACTGGTGACAGGTTTGCGAATGTGTTATTGAATGGCTCGTCCCTCCAGTAGCGGCCGCCAGTGTATACACCATTAACTCCACCGAGGTCGGCGATTAGGCCAAACAATATGAGGGCAACGAGCATCAAAACTTTGATACAAGCAAATACAAATTCTACTTCACCAAAGTATTTAACCCCAAGGAGGTTGATGCCTATGCTGAGGACTAGGAAGGACGCAATGTACGCTGATACATGAGTCGTGACGGGATCCCAATAGCTGATCATAACGGCAGCTGCTGTGATCTCCGTCGGGACGGCGAAGCCGGTTTGCAAGATATAATTGATGCCCATGGCGAATCCTGCTTCGGGAGAGATGTATTTGGTGCCCATTTCGATGAAACCGCCAATATTGGGTGAATACACCGTCCTATACGCTAATTGTTAGCAAAGCAAGAATAGATAACAGCATGCATCACTTTGAGACATACATTTCGCCTAGACAAAACATCATCATGCCTACTAGACAGCCAACGATGGTGTAGCCGAGAAAGAAACCCACAGGGCCACCGTTCACTAGCGCAGCACCAGATCCTAAGAAAAGACCAGTTCCGATGGTACCAGCAACTGCTATCATGGACACTTGACGAGGTTTCTATCGACAAGTATAATTAGTCGATCTTCTATTTGTAGAATACGCAtgggaaaaacaaaacaatatTCAGTAACTCACCAGGTCACGCTTCGTGCCAAATTCTCCCTTGTGAGTCGATTCGGCTTCATTTTGGACGTCTGGGTCTGCGAAGTCTTGCAAAACACCGCTCGCCGCTCCAGGGCGAAAAGACGACACGGTCTGCAGATCCCGCTCATCCTTCTCTTTGGAATCTCGAAACACGGCCATTCTGTGGGAGTCAAATCGCTCGGATCTGAAATATGTCTGAGATTCTCTATTGGCTCACGGATAATACTGCCGAACTCAAAACGGATGGTGGTAGGACGTCGCGTCCGATTGCTCTTCTAATTGGACCAATGTCCTAAGAACacagagaaaggaagagtgGCAAGATAGGGACAATGAAGCGTGATTGGTGCCGACAGGGCGGCTATCTCAGGGTTGCATTCGGATGCAAGCAATACTGCATGGTAACTCGGTTCTTCTTAATATACCTCCTCGCCTACGTCGTACACGCCTTCGAAAGAgcactgcttctgcttcaaaCGCAGGTGGGGGAACTGAAGTGGACGAGAGAAGATCTTCCCCACGTCTGCTCTTGTGATAAAAGAAGCGAGCTAAAGACAGCTACCGAAAAGAAGTCCGGTTAATTGCCGATGGCAGCGATATCATGAGACTAATATGCCGATTTACATGGCTTATAAGACAGTGTGGATAGATTTGGGGATGGCTAAACGCTCAGCGGTTGTTCGTGGGGGCTTTTAGCTCAGAATGAAGACTGATAGCAGGGGCATAAACGGGGGGTTTGGGAGCTAGCTCCATGATAAGTCCTCCTCCGCATTTGAACCTTCTTCAGTGGGGTTGGAGAAGCAGCGGACGATATCCGTTGATGCATCCATGTTGTAATCTCTCATCTACGTGGTTGGTGATAGTAGAAAGTAGAGAATATCAAGCGTTACCCCAACGATAACATCCCCCACGTACGCGTATAGAGAATGGCCCCAATGGCCCCCATCCTAGTAGGAGAAATCCGGATTCTGGAAATGGCAATTGCCTTTGCCTACTACACAGTGCTGGCACAGCCCGTCGGATATTCTTTGAGGATCCTTGCTGCTCGTGACCCGATTGCAAGGGTATCAGTCGAAATGATAAGAATGCTCTTTGGCTAGTTACATATGTGGCCACGGTCATGTCCGTATCTTTACAGCCAAAGCAGCATGATCCCGTGTGTCGCCTGTAATTTAGAGCGCACTTCTACTATGTTAGATATCAGCTGTCACGGAGAGGCTTCACTATGTCAGATTTCAATCTGAAGCTTGCACATGGCAAAGCAACAGATCCTCTCGTGTCACTTCAAAGGCAATCAATCGCCTCCGACGGCCCTGATGGAAAACATAAACTCAAAGAAGTGGCTGAGGGCAGAGTTTTGCAACACGTGTGAACAATCATATTGCCACTTCTAGAAAGCCTGCTGAACACACGCATGCTTTCACACGCATTCCTATCATCCTATCGACCTATAATACCAGACCTGTGGCCGTTAGCGTCGGAGGCTTCATCTTGGTGCGCCGCCACGGTGATATAATTCGGTGCAGAGGCTAGACTACATGTATGAGACCCCACTAACACGTTTTACGGGGTAGTTGAAGGTGTTAATTTGCGGATGGCAGTATGGTAATTGGTTAGTTACAGAAATCTTCGGCATATTATCCGTTTTGTTGTAAAGGGATGCTCTATCTTGTTGCACTTGTTAATAAGCTCCGGTTGTCAAGTTGACTCTCTCTCTACATGTATCGCATCCATATAAGATATGCTAAGGCAGACTGAAAAATGCCTGAAAAAACCCCAGATACTAGCCGTCTATTTTTTAACACGGGGAATAACTATCAAATACAGTTCTTCATTCTTCAGCTCTGTCTGTCTCTCCAAAATAGAGCCGGGCGTTAGGCATACGTTCATGAGATATAGTTAAGAGTCCTAAATGGTCACGTCAAATTGCGCAACTTTGCTCTCCCAGAGACCACATCCCTTGTACCGCCTGCAAAACAACGTGGCCTTGCCATTCGCATAGTCAGGTAGCGCTACATTGACGCTGGTGAATCGTTGAGATATTGGTATAACAGGCAAATCATCCGCTATTGATGGATCTGGTATGCTGCAGCTCGGTATGATTTCAATTCCGTCGTAGATTCTGCCTTCCTCGAGTCTGATGAGAGCCTTGCCCATACGAATCACCGTGGGTCCATCCCAAGCGCCTTCACGATGTGGAACTCGTTTGAGGAGCTCGAGAACCATTCTCCGAAGACTTGGCTGACGGCACTTGGCAAGTGTATAGTAGAGAGGAGGTATGAAGCCCATATCAATGGTAAATGTGTTGTTGCCTGGCATCATAACAGCTTTTTTGCGAATATATTCTGCTACTTCGTGGAGCATCCTATCGCGCAGAGTAGACGACTGTTTGACTAGTAGTTCAAAATCCTGTAGATGACTGTCGAATATCATTTCGTCGACCCCGCGTAAAGCAGTAGCCGCCATGATTTTTGCCATCGTGTGATGTAGGAATAACATTGGTACGCCGATTATATTGCGCCAAGTTGCGCCAATTGGACTTCTACTTAGCTCTTCGCGGCTTGACTTCAAAGTGATAAGGAACTTCGTCAATGCCGTCTCCAGCTTATTTTGGTTCTGGTACAGTGTCTCCGGGAAGGGCTGCCgctcaagaagcagctgcgTAGCCTGTTGTGCTAGCGAATGCGATCCATTGATGAGAGAATCTATatgtttctttgcttctctAATGGATGAGAATGCTGGCGGTATGTCGTATGTTCGCGGTGCCTGACCAGTGTCCCCTACAAATAGAAGATATGCAGAAACGTGACCAAATAGCGCAGTTTGTAAATTAAGCCGCGAGAAAACCTCAACAAGCGTATCTTCCACAGATTGTGCGCGCGATCGTAGGATAATCTCATTATTGGTTGTGATTCCGTCGCGCCTCTGAATCTCATGAAGAATGCGCAGACCATTGCTGAGATGCGCATACCCGGCCTTGAAGCCTCCCCTCAACAACTCAATACACACAAATAGTAAACAAGTGATGAGGGACACTCGGAGGGCATCCCTGTCGGAGCTGTTTAGGCTCTGTCGCAGATGCTGGATTGCCTTGTTATACTCAATCAGCGAGATGTGTTCGTCGTTCTTGTGCGCTGCTCCCAGTGCCGTCACGGCATGCAGAACAGCTGGTTCCTGGTCACTTGCTTGAAGCACCAGAGAATCCCAAAATCCAGATTCGAACAGACCGGGGAGTTTAGTAGATGTATATCTGCGGAAGTACTCAAAGCCGATGCTCGCGGGTCGGCCCGCGATTCTATGCATCTGTGACATGGATACAATGTTCAGTGGGACCGGCATCTTCTTGTAATGGGTTAGAGACAATTTAGATAATGATGGAGCCTTATTGGAGCTTCCATAAGCATTTCCTCCTCCCCATATCCCATACCCATCACATACACGGCCAGTAGAGATACACCTCTGACATGCTGGCTTCTCCTCGTCGCATTTCACACGACGCTTTCTACCCACTGTGTGTTAGCAAAATACTATCATAAATCTCATAGTAATCCATAGAATGCGCATACTTGCAGGTCTGACATCCGGTCTTTACTTTCCGATTTCCAGTCTTCGCTTTAGGGACTTTGGAGAGCTTGGGCAACTTTTCCATTTGAGATTTAGTGATTTAGCCAGATTTCTTTAGTAATACTACCTATTTAGTATAATATTGTTATCATGTGTAGATTATATGATTAAAAAGACGTCTAACATTCATGGAGATGGATAAATGAAAGTAACCAAGGAGATGCTCGAAAGAACCGACTTTCATCTGCTGTGGGGCCATCCTGGAGGACTCGGATCCCTTTTTCGTTAGAGTAAAATGCGGATTCTCTGGCATAGTTGACTATTGGTTCGCTCGCAAACTCTGGCTTCTAATTGGCTGGCGCCCGGGTTGTTGTGTCATCTCTAGTGTTAGTATGGTGAGGTCCTAATCGTGCGCAACAAGATATGGATGGATACATGCATGAAGATAGTAACTGCTGATAATTAAAAGACATGAATATCTATATCAAGTGTAATGAAAGGTCTATCTATATCATGTCTCGCCTGCGATTATTCTAGCAAGCCCTTGCCACGAAGCTCTGTCTCAGTCCACTGCCACAGCTTCTCTGCCAGGCTCTCATCTTGTGCGTGCTTGCTTGGCGTTCCAATTTTTGCATATGGCACGATATAAGCTCCCGAGTCCGACTTCTTGAAGTCGCTACTAGCAATAGCGAAGAGTGAAGACCAGGCTCCTTTCTCCTGTGCATCCAGAATTCCGAGACACCTCATGACTGGTGTGACCGAACGGAGGACGAACCCTGGCGCAGTCCCGGTGGCTTGTTTGTTCAGATCACTAGCTTCTCATTAATCGTCTGGTGATAAATTAAGCCGAAATTCGGTGCCTTTAAGACTTACGTATTGATGTGGCCAGGATGCACGGCTGCAAACCAAACTGCCCCGTTCTGAGATTCGCTAGAATCGGGACCGTATCTCTTGTTTAGTTGCGCTGTGTGCAAGATGTTTGCTAATTTGCTCTGACAATATCTCTTCATAGAACCTTCTTTCTCTAGGCCGAGGTCTTCAAAGTGGATTCCGTCGGAAGGCGGAAACCTTGCGTGCCCATCCGATGTCAGATTGGCCAATCGGACAGTTCCTTCGGGGTTTGATCGAGCAGtagattgaagaagaggaaggagaTGATAGGTTAGGAGCCAATGCGACAAGTAATTGGTCTAAATGAATTTAGCCCGCTGAGCTTTTGTGTACTGTTGAATAAAAACGACAGCTTCTTAGATCTCCCGATAACGTACCTGTAATTGGATCTCATAGCCGTCTGCTGTCACAGAATAAGGTACACCCATGATGCCGGCATTATTAACGAGCCCATGCAGTGCAGTTTCCTCATCCCGAATCTTTTTGGCGGCAGCCATGACACTGGAAAAGTTGGACAAGTCGAGGTCGAGAAAATGAATGTCAGCCGACGGATACGTTTCTTGTATTTCTTcaatggcagcaatggccttgTCTTTGCTGCGCGCACCCATAAAAACTTTGGCCCCGCGAGCTGCCAAACCAATAACGGTTTCTTTCCCACTAAAATTTTCTGATGTTATTTATTGGGTTTCTAGAATATGTCGCGTTCGGTGGTGGACATACCAGCCGGCGTTACCTCCTGTAACGAGATAGACTCGCCCTGAAAGATCGGGAATCGAGCTCGGTGAAAAGTTGGATGAAGGCATGATAATTGCACTGATATTATAGGGCTGAAATATCGAAAAGAGAATAATGAATCTTgcccttttattattattattattcatTTATTTCCATGGTCTATCGAAGTCGTCTCGTCACCTCGTACTTATATTCTCTATCATACTGTATTGTCATGGGTTACTTCTGAAGAGACTGCGAACAAAACTGAAGTCATTGTCCGCTCCGCTCAACTCACGTTACAGCATACATCGAGTTTCGGTGTCAGCCCAATTTACCTCATTTGGTTGGTATAAAACAACAAACCACGAGCTTATGGACCAGCTGCTAACTGTATGTTGCATGGGTCGCCACTAATGTCGGGTTCTTGCGCAGTTCGCTAAATGGATATAAGCGGCCGGTGAAGCAGCCGCTTCTGTCGGCTAACTCCGCAGAGTCATCGAAATTCCGCAGACGTAATAGGAGGCAGTAGGCAATACAGATTTGACCAAAATATCCATAATTTCGCCCTATGACTccaaattaaatattattgaTATCACCAGTCTTATTGCAATGCATTTTGATTTGGATGTGTGCTTTGTTAATAATGCCCTACTTGGAACGAAGTTTTTCAAGAAATGTGGCATGTAAGAgcgaatacatgtatacaagaGTAggatttttaaaataaatcatGAATGTAATTATTTCCATAAAAGGGGACTATATGAAGTACTCAAGCTGATACATATTCATCTCCATCTAAGCGGCAACAAAATGTTTTATCTTTAGCTATGACAGCTCATCCATAACGAACTTGAGCACCATCTTCTCTAAACCAATCGTCCGCTGCAGCCTCATTCCCAGAAGCATAATTAATGATGATACTTTTCGTCGTCGTATACGCGTAATATGCCTCAACTCCATTTTCACTTCCAACGCCACTTGCAGTAGTTGCTCCACCCCATGGGCTGCTCGGATCGTTCCGATGGTGCGTGTTCACCCAAACAATACCAGACTCAATCTGCTCAGATACTCTAAAAGCTTGACTTAAATCATCGGTCCACAGTGCTGCTCCCAAGCCGAATTCGCTATCGTTGGCGAGCTCTAGCGCTTCTTGTTCGCTTTCAAACTCAACAAGTAGAATGACTGGACCAAATGCCTCCTCGCGCCAGATTCTAGTCTTGGTAATGTCGCATTCTGGGCTGGAAGCCAAAATTGTTGGTGGGAAGAAATAGCCCTCGGCGAAATTCGTACCATCGAGTTCAGATGTACCAGCCATTCTCCTTCCGCCGCAGACAACTCTTGCGCCATTTGCAACAGCATCGTCAACAAGGTTAACGACATTTCCAAGTTGTTTAGATGATATAAGAGGGCCCATGGAGGAATTTGTGTTTGTAGGCGAGCCCATACGTCGTGCAATAGATCTGGCTTTTTGAGAAAGCTTCTCTTCTACGGTTGTGAGAATACTTTTGTGAATGATGATCCGAGTGGCTGCAACGCAAGTCTGACCAGTCGCGATGAATGATCCGAATGCGACACCATTGACAGCAAGTTCAAGATTGGCTTTTTCGAATATGATCAAAGGCGCCTTTCCACCTAGCTCTGCATTATAACGTGCCAAGTTATTACCGACAATTGAACCGATTGCTCTCCCGGCAACCGTTCCTCCGGTAATGTCAACTTTCCGTACAAGCGGGTGACTTACGAGGTCACGTCCCGTTGTAGCTCCAAGGCCGGGTAGAACGTTGAAAACGCCATCGGGAAGCCCTGCTTCTTTCAAAATCGGCCCTAATAGTAAACTTGTGAGCGGTGTGAGCTCGCTCGGCTTGAGCACAACACTATTCCCTGCCGCTAGAGCAGGGGCAAGTTTCTTAACTGCGATGAGCAAGGGATGGTTGAATGGAGTGATCTGAACAACAACGCCGAGCGGAACCCGTTCTATCCAGTTATGCAGCTTGCCCATAGTTGGTAGGACAGGGCGCTCTTCAGTGCgaagcacagcagcaaagtAACGAAACCAACGAACCAAGGATGGGACCTGggcttgcatctctctgaTCGCCCTTCCTGTCTGCTCCACTTCCAACGGGATTAGCACAGAAAGCCTCGAGGTGAGAAGTTCAGCTGCTTTATCCAGCACGTCAGCTCGCGTGTGTCGAGGAGCTTTGGCCCAGACTCCTGATTTGAAGACTTTGTGAGCAAGTTGGACAGCGTCATCGACATCCCGAGGCGATGCAGAATGGCATCTAGACAGAAAGTTAGAACATACATGAAACAGTTTAAGGAAAtcaattatttaaagaaagagGGACATCCTTACTCTGCAAATACCGCCATGTTTGCTGGATTTTCTACAGCTATGCTATGCAAGCAACTTCAGCTTCGTCTTATGAGCGTACATAGAGGTCGGTAGTATTTGAACTTACGGTTCACCAGTGCCCACTACTTCCCTGCCGCCCACCCATAGCATGTACGGCTTAGACATTCCGAGTTAATTTCCTGTAGTTTTTATAAACAAAATATTCATGCAGTTATTGTGACGAGGTGACTTTCTGCTCAGCACTGTCTAAGGTTACATACATGTGGATAATGGAGAGCTTATCGAACCGTGCGGGGAGAACTATCACGTGTCGTCATGCTGCAGGTATTTCAATGCCTGCATGATAGATAAGTCGTTCGCAATCTAATCGCCTTTGCTAATAGTCCATATATAAGCCTATTTTAATGAATGCGGCCGTTTATACATTCCTGACATAAACATGGCCAGTATGTAGTACTGAAACAACATGACTCGGAAGTCGGCTCCTAAGTAGCCGAGTACGAATAGCGCATGCATGTACAAGTGGTCAACAAAAGTGAGACAGACAGGCGACACACTTGAGGTCTTTCCGACAGCTGCAATTGATCTATGTAgtgttttataattatatacgGAGTGCTAGATAATACTTGATATACTTGCTGAAGACATCAAGAAGAGCATGGGCGCGAATAGACAACCATGCCTGTCCGATAAAGTTGCAATGAAGCATCGCTTTGCAGATATCATCGTCAACGCCCTTACATAGTCAATGCGACACCATTCGTAGACCAGAATTCACACCGCCGCTTCAATTCCGAGTCAACGCGGATCATTTCCGTCAGGCCCCCAGTTTGAAACGTCAGACGATTTTGTGCCTTGTCTCCCCACGCTTCCCACTTGGTATATTTGCTGGTGGAATCGATAGGCCGCCCGTTGGGGTTGTAATATTTGATGAAATTCAACCAGTAGTGTTGTATAGCGGACGAGGCATTGGCATTGATCTGGCCATCGAGGTAGCTCGCCGGCGCGTCGGGGAAATAGTTGGCCCCCCACAGAGCAGCCAGCTCGACAGTATGGGGAACGCCCAGCCCAGAGGCCATCTGCTCAGGATCCTCGACGTTCCATCGATATACCCAAGCGTTTTGCCCATGCTTCGCGACAACCGAGCTAACATACATGCCAGGACACATGTAACGGGCCTCTTGATACACATTGCTAGCATGTCTCCAATAGCAGCCGATAGCAGGGCAGCTGTTGTTTGGATTAGAGTACAGCTCGTTAATTTGCCCGAGCATATTCAATGTGAGCTCAGGATACTGGTCCAATACATAACTATTACTTTGTTGGATAGTGGCTGTATCCTTAGGAGCGAACTTGGTCCCTCCGTTGGTATCGTCGCCATAGATAGTGGGAACTTTGATGAACTTTCCTTTTTGAAATGTTCGATATGGGAAATCCTGTACAAATTCGTGGTCGAGCACAGGCAACCACATATAGTTGGGTGGCTTGGAAGCACCTGGCAAAGGAATATTGAAGTTGCTTGTTTGAAGTTCCACCGCTGTCTTGTTTCGCATACAAGTGAGGCTGTCCTTGCCGACGCAGCCCACGCGAGTTGCAAATTGGGTGTACATGTATTGAGACTGAGTCACTGTAAGAGTTGTAGCAAAGGAAGGAGACTCAGCAATAGCGGCATGAAATTGTCCTCGGTCGGTGCCGTTGTTGGCGGTTAGATGATATGTGACACTGGCTGCCCCGGCACTGCTTCCACCAAGAGTAACGTGATTTGGATTGCCGCCAAATCGAGAAATATGCTTCTGCACCCAGTCCAAGACTTTTTGCTGGTCACGGAGGCCATTGTTAGGAAGTATTTTATCGCTGTCCGTCATGAATCCGTATGGACCAACGCGATAGTTGAGGCTCACCACCACGATGCCGTAGCCGCTGTTTATAATCAGACCTGACGCGTTTGTGTTGGGGTTCGAATTGAGACTGAAGCCACCGCCCTGGATGTAGAGGAAGACTGGGAGTTTTGAACCGACTGTAGCTTGAGTCGGAGCTTGCACGtctaaaaataaacagtCCTCCGATGTATCCGTATCTGTAGGTGACCGACCAGTCCCAAGACAATATTTACCGTGCTATGCAGTTTATCATTGAGTGATATTTGCCAATTTGCGCTACTATGGGCGTGGAAACTAACCTGTGTGGCATCTTGTATGCCTTCTGTATGGGGAGGATCCTGTGGCGGCGCAAATCGCAGCTCACCCAGCGGCGGTGCTGCATATCGAATTCCTAGCCATTGGCTTACGCCATTTGGCAGAGCTTgtcctttatatatagaatagCCAACATTAACCGTCTCATCGACGGCTTCGGCTATTGAAAATAAGAGGGTAGGTATGAGAAGTCGCGGTACCAACATTTTTGTCGTCTGAATATCAAGACGCGGGAAGTTCCCATCCAAACAGCAAGGTCTCGGACGCGACTCTCCCTcgatatatatacatatgtactatatatatgcagGATCCGCTGGGCGTTCTACGTAATTCTGGATCCTACTCGCCCTACTCGCCGACGAGCTGATCACGCCCCATGGTCATTCTCCCTGCAGCTCCTCTTCGAGCTTGATTGCAAGCTCTGCCTGCGGTAGACAAAGAGATCCCGTTGGAAGTGTGGGGTAAAACTGAAATCAAGTTCTTGCTCCCAGTTCGGGGAGGGAATGACTTGAAGGGCGGGCGGAATTACATGACCGTTTGCGGACCAAACCGGGCTgacaagaagatggaaaatatGAAATTGGGCAGAAATAAGTAACATGTATACTCCTTCTTCGTACTTCTGGGCGGAAGCGGCTGTAATAGCACGCATTAAGAGCACTCAGCTTAATACAAGACAAAGCTGTTGGCGGCTTTCGGAACAGCTCTGAGCCATGGTCCCGCCACCGCCGTCACTCAAACCTCTCCGATGTGGAGACGAGCCTCGAGTGTATTCACTTTGAGGTCTCACAAGACTCAACAATCAATGCCCCATTAGGCAGCTCATGTAGATGGCACTCTGTTAAATGCCGTAGTTCACTAATCAAGTCTGGGACGCCGGAGTATCATTAGGATCTAGCCTTACCCATTAAGCTTAAAAGACAGGAATAAAGcgactttcttttctccaggCATAAGAAAATGAGAGACGTTTGCATGATAAAATTGGACAACACTGTGTAACCGCCAAACTACCGCGGCCCGACTAGCGGTTGGCACTGAGACAATCGGAAATGAATTAATCAACTGACAACTGGGTGAttggtactactactactactacaccCTTGGCATTCGCGCTTATTTTAAGAAATGGAAGAATCCAGTCCTTATGCTGGTGAACTAACATGGCTTTC
It encodes:
- a CDS encoding uncharacterized protein (EggNog:ENOG41), producing MEKLPKLSKVPKAKTGNRKVKTGCQTCKKRRVKCDEEKPACQRCISTGRVCDGYGIWGGGNAYGSSNKAPSLSKLSLTHYKKMPVPLNIVSMSQMHRIAGRPASIGFEYFRRYTSTKLPGLFESGFWDSLVLQASDQEPAVLHAVTALGAAHKNDEHISLIEYNKAIQHLRQSLNSSDRDALRVSLITCLLFVCIELLRGGFKAGYAHLSNGLRILHEIQRRDGITTNNEIILRSRAQSVEDTLVEVFSRLNLQTALFGHVSAYLLFVGDTGQAPRTYDIPPAFSSIREAKKHIDSLINGSHSLAQQATQLLLERQPFPETLYQNQNKLETALTKFLITLKSSREELSRSPIGATWRNIIGVPMLFLHHTMAKIMAATALRGVDEMIFDSHLQDFELLVKQSSTLRDRMLHEVAEYIRKKAVMMPGNNTFTIDMGFIPPLYYTLAKCRQPSLRRMVLELLKRVPHREGAWDGPTVIRMGKALIRLEEGRIYDGIEIIPSCSIPDPSIADDLPVIPISQRFTSVNVALPDYANGKATLFCRRYKGCGLWESKVAQFDVTI
- a CDS encoding uncharacterized protein (EggNog:ENOG41) — protein: MSKPYMLWVGGREVVGTGEPIAVENPANMAVFAECHSASPRDVDDAVQLAHKVFKSGVWAKAPRHTRADVLDKAAELLTSRLSVLIPLEVEQTGRAIREMQAQVPSLVRWFRYFAAVLRTEERPVLPTMGKLHNWIERVPLGVVVQITPFNHPLLIAVKKLAPALAAGNSVVLKPSELTPLTSLLLGPILKEAGLPDGVFNVLPGLGATTGRDLVSHPLVRKVDITGGTVAGRAIGSIVGNNLARYNAELGGKAPLIIFEKANLELAVNGVAFGSFIATGQTCVAATRIIIHKSILTTVEEKLSQKARSIARRMGSPTNTNSSMGPLISSKQLGNVVNLVDDAVANGARVVCGGRRMAGTSELDGTNFAEGYFFPPTILASSPECDITKTRIWREEAFGPVILLVEFESEQEALELANDSEFGLGAALWTDDLSQAFRVSEQIESGIVWVNTHHRNDPSSPWGGATTASGVGSENGVEAYYAYTTTKSIIINYASGNEAAADDWFREDGAQVRYG
- a CDS encoding uncharacterized protein (SECRETED:SignalP(1-18)~MEROPS:MER0033198), whose protein sequence is MLVPRLLIPTLLFSIAEAVDETVNVGYSIYKGQALPNGVSQWLGIRYAAPPLGELRFAPPQDPPHTEGIQDATQHGKYCLGTGRSPTDTDTSEDCLFLDVQAPTQATVGSKLPVFLYIQGGGFSLNSNPNTNASGLIINSGYGIVVVSLNYRVGPYGFMTDSDKILPNNGLRDQQKVLDWVQKHISRFGGNPNHVTLGGSSAGAASVTYHLTANNGTDRGQFHAAIAESPSFATTLTVTQSQYMYTQFATRVGCVGKDSLTCMRNKTAVELQTSNFNIPLPGASKPPNYMWLPVLDHEFVQDFPYRTFQKGKFIKVPTIYGDDTNGGTKFAPKDTATIQQSNSYVLDQYPELTLNMLGQINELYSNPNNSCPAIGCYWRHASNVYQEARYMCPGMYVSSVVAKHGQNAWVYRWNVEDPEQMASGLGVPHTVELAALWGANYFPDAPASYLDGQINANASSAIQHYWLNFIKYYNPNGRPIDSTSKYTKWEAWGDKAQNRLTFQTGGLTEMIRVDSELKRRCEFWSTNGVALTM
- a CDS encoding uncharacterized protein (TransMembrane:12 (i61-83o89-114i135-160o172-192i204-226o246-272i293-312o350-375i396-415o421-449i470-488o500-521i)), with the translated sequence MAVFRDSKEKDERDLQTVSSFRPGAASGVLQDFADPDVQNEAESTHKGEFGTKRDLKPRQVSMIAVAGTIGTGLFLGSGAALVNGGPVGFFLGYTIVGCLVGMMMFCLGEMTVYSPNIGGFIEMGTKYISPEAGFAMGINYILQTGFAVPTEITAAAVMISYWDPVTTHVSAYIASFLVLSIGINLLGVKYFGEVEFVFACIKVLMLVALILFGLIADLGGVNGVYTGGRYWRDEPFNNTFANLSPVSFAGFLGFWKVLTQAAFAFGGIEGISVLAGEAHNPRKTMRRAVRTVFYRIVGLYLLTVLIISLNVSQHSPALLDAVSKGGSTAASSPFVVICQQTGVKVLPSVINAVVMTSALSSCNENIFAVARTLFALSRQHYLPRCFLRVSRLGTPFWGVLVAFCFGLLGFLSVSNGSDQAFIWLSNLSALSSLIAWISICTCFVRFYSALKVQGIDRKNLDLRGWFQPYMAWICIVSFTVILFFNGFQSFIHKFSVSNFFASYITLPVIALSLLGFRLYLWRSGRAYGLTNLDEINLGNGPAKALRGTRYDLGA